Proteins found in one Quercus robur chromosome 2, dhQueRobu3.1, whole genome shotgun sequence genomic segment:
- the LOC126712553 gene encoding dolichol-phosphate mannosyltransferase subunit 1 translates to MEINKNKYSIIVPTFNERLNITLLVYLVFKHLRDVDFEIIVVDDGSPDGTQEVVKQLQQVYGEDRILLRARPRKLGLGTAYVHGLKHASGNFVVIMDADLSHHPKYLPSFIRKQLETGASIVTGTRYVKGGGVHGWNLMRKLTSRGANVLAQTLLWPGVSDLTGSFRLYRKSVLEDVISSCVSKGYVFQMEMIVRASRKRYHIEEVPITFVDRVYGSSKLGGSEIVEYLNGLAYLLVTT, encoded by the exons atggaaATCAACAAGAACAAGTACAGTATAATTGTCCCTACCTTCAACGAACGCCTCAACATTACTCTCCTCGTATACCTCGTCTTCAAGCATCTCCG GGATGTGGATTTTGAAATAATTGTTGTGGATGATGGGAGTCCTGATGGGACTCAAGAAGTTGTAAAACAGTTACAGCAGGTGTATGGTGAAGACCGTATT CTTTTGAGAGCTAGACCTAGGAAGCTTGGGTTAG GAACGGCTTACGTTCATGGCCTGAAGCATGCATCAGGAAATTTTGTTGTGATCATGGATGCTGATCTATCTCACCAT CCAAAGTACTTGCCAAGCTTCATCAG GAAACAGTTGGAGACTGGTGCAAGTATAGTTACCGGAACCCGCTATGTTAAAGGTGGTGGTGTACATGGATGGAATCTTATGCGCAAGCTAACAAGTAGGGGAGCCAATGTTCTCGCTCAAACACTTCTATGGCCTGGTGTATCAGATTTGACAGGATCTTTCCG GCTTTATAGGAAATCAGTTCTTGAAGATGTCATTAGTTCCTGTGTAAGTAAGGGATATGTCTTTCAAATGGAAATGATTGTTCGAGCTTCTAGAAAACGCTACCATATTGAAGAG GTTCCAATTACATTTGTTGATCGAGTATATGGAAGCTCGAAGCTTGGAGGATCTGAAATTGTTGAATATCTTAATGGCCTTGCTTATCTGTTAGTCACAACATAA
- the LOC126695321 gene encoding uncharacterized protein LOC126695321 — MELRSDTRVGSEYDGSHLGRFWRSIWSCNSPHKIRHFAWRACRDVLPTKENLVKRKVLSDSCCDECKLAEETSGHLFWSCQRARDIWSLSSLFQESWVQLFGSFMDMLWYVVMVAQWEWEHSDVEKLIVVAWALWSNRNECRNRGVKKSCQALLQGALEYLDAYQACVVELGNPKQPVEPEHRLAGVGILIRDAEGHLIGACSKKLEAPLGAIEAEAKAVELGLLFARDLSIQDFTLESDSLMLINVLQDLSPPPSSVAALVYSLVAMSHSFRCVDFSYVGCNGNRPAHLLARHALGIAELSVWVEETPCFLEQALKQDVVATFID, encoded by the exons ATGGAGCTAAGATCAGATACACGGGTGGGATCCGAGTATGATGGAAGTCATTTAGGGAGGTTCTGGCGGTCTATTTGGAGCTGCAATAGCCCACACAAGATCCGTCACTTTGCCTGGAGAGCTTGCAGAGATGTGCTGCCCACAAAGGAGAACTTGGTCAAACGGAAAGTACTCTCGGACAGCTGCTGTGATGAGTGTAAATTGGCTGAAGAAACTTCAGGCCACCTCTTTTGGAGTTGCCAAAGAGCCCGTGACATCTGGAGTTTGTCTTCTCTGTTTCAGGAGTCTTGGGTCCAGCTCTTTGGGTCGTTCATGGACATGTTATGGTACGTGGTCATGGTGGCCCAGTGGGAGTGGGAGCACAGCGACGTGGAGAAACTTATCGTGGTGGCTTGGGCGCTCTGGTCAAATAGAAATGAGTGCAGGAACAGAGGGGTGAAGAAATCATGTCAAGCACTGCTGCAAGGGGCGTTGGAGTACTTGGATGCTTACCAAGCATGTGTGGTGGAGTTGGGAAACCCGAAGCAACCTGTTGAACCT GAGCACCGTTTGGCTGGTGTGGGGATCTTGATTAGGGACGCTGAGGGTCATCTGATTGGTGCATGtagcaagaagcttgaagctcCTTTGGGTGCCATCGAAGCTGAAGCCAAGGCTGTGGAGTTGGGTCTTCTATTCGCAAGGGATTTGTCCATTCAAGATTTCACTCTTGAGAGTGACTCGTTGATGTTGATTAATGTGCTTCAGGACTTGTCTCCTCCTCCATCATCAGTAGCAGCGCTAGTCTATAGTTTAGTTGCCATGTCCCATTCTTTCAGATGTGTAGATTTTTCATATGTAGGTTGTAATGGCAATAGGCCAGCCCATTTACTTGCAAGACATGCTTTAGGCATTGCTGAATTATCTGTTTGGGTTGAAGAGACTCCTTGTTTCCTTGAACAAGCTCTCAAGCAAGATGTAGTTGCTACCTTTAttgattaa
- the LOC126712557 gene encoding probable glutathione S-transferase isoform X2: MADEVILLDFWASLFGMRVRIALAEKGIKYECKEELWNKSSLKSPLLLEMNPIDKKIPVLIHNGKPVCESLIIVQYIDEVWKDKSPLLPSHPYQRAHARFWADFVDNKVYYVSRKVLTTKGEELEAGKKEFIETFKILEGELGDKPYFGGETFGFVDLSLIPFYSWFIVYEIFGNINIEAECPKIIAWAKRCLQKETVAKSLPDQKKVYEFVGQSRKRDGLE, encoded by the exons ATGGCGGACGAGGTGATTCTGCTGGATTTCTGGGCCAGCTTGTTTGGGATGAGGGTTAGGATTGCACTGGCCGAGAAGGGTATCAAGTACGAGTGCAAGGAGGAGTTGTGGAACAAAAGTTCATTAAAGAGCCCTCTGCTTTTAGAGATGAACCCCATTGACAAGAAGATCCCAGTTCTCATCCACAATGGGAAACCGGTGTGTGAGTCACTCATCATTGTTCAGTACATAGATGAGGTCTGGAAGGATAAGTCTCCACTGCTGCCCTCTCATCCTTACCAGAGAGCTCATGCCAGGTTCTGGGCTGATTTTGTTGATAACAAG GTTTATTATGTTTCAAGGAAGGTATTGACCACAAAAGGAGAAGAGCTGGAGGCAGGCAAGAAGGAATTCATTGAAACCTTCAAGATACTGGAGGGAGAGCTCGGTGACAAGCCTTACTTTGGGGGTGAAACATTTGGGTTTGTGGACCTTTCTCTTATCCCCTTCTACAGCTGGTTCATTGTCTATGAGATCTTTGGCAATATCAACATAGAGGCAGAGTGCCCCAAGATTATTGCATGGGCTAAGAGGTGCCTGCAAAAGGAGACTGTGGCCAAGTCTCTTCCTGACCAGAAGAAGGTTTATGAGTTTGTTGGGCAGTCAAGGAAAAGGGATGGCTTGGAGTAG